The region GGCTCGACGCCCGCGAAGTCCTCCGCGAACTTGCGGACCTCCCGGCACAGGGCGTTCTCGGTTCCGCGCAGCACGCCCCAGACCTGCTCGCCGCGGGCGGGGTCCGCTTCGCCCAGGGCGCGCGAGTAGCCCTGCGAGAGCGTCTCGATGCTCTGTTCGATGTCGTGGCCGGCCAGGTAGCGGGCCAGGAGCGCGATGCGCCCTTGCTGGTGCCTGAGCCTGGCGATCCACAAGGCGACCAGCGCGACGGGCAAGAGAAGAAAAAATTCCATCGGCCGATGGTACAGAGGCCGGGAGGAGATCCTCAGGCGCCGCATTCCCTGGTACGACCCATCTGGAGTGCGAACGCGCCCATTGCCGCCAGCGTGGCCAAGCCCATCACCGCCATCCAACCCCAACGTGAGAGCAACAAGCTCCCCAGTGCGGAGCCGGCAGCCATGCCGACGAACATCGCGCTCATCAGGACAACGTTGAGGCGGCTGCGGGACTGTGCATCCAGCGCATAGACCAGCGTCTGGTGCGCGATCAGTGCGCCCTGCACGCCCAGGTCGAAGACGATCGTGCCGGCTGCGAGCACGCCGAGCTGCCACATCACCGGCATGGATGCGCCGGCGCCCATGGCAAGAAACGCGGCAGCGCTCAGCACCGCCCCGATCCGCACCACGTAGACAGGGCCCTTGCGGTCCGCGAGGCGGCCCGCCAGTGGCGCGGCCAGCGCGCCGGCCGCACCGGCCAGCCCGAAGGCACCCGCCGCGGCGCTGCCCAGGTGGAATGGTTCCGCGTGCAGCATCACCGCGAGCGTGGACCAGAAGGCGCTGAAGCCGAGTCCGAGCAAGCCCTGGGCCAGCGCGGCCCGGCGCAGCGCGGGGTGTGCTTGCCACACCGTCGCGAGCGAACGCAAGAGCGCCGGGTAGGCCAGGTGGGCGGCGGCCGGGAACGCGGGCAGGAAACGCCACGCGGTGATTCCGGTGGCCGCGATCGTTGCGGCGGCCAGCACGAACATCGCGCGCCAGCCGAATTGTTCGGCGACGAACCCGCTGAGCACGCGCGACAGCAGGATGCCCAGCAGCAACCCCGTCATCACGGTGCCCACGAGCCTGCCGCGCTGGTGCGCGGGCGCGAGTGCGGCGGCCGCCGGCACGAAGTCCTGCGCCAGCGTGGCCGTCACGCCGATCAGCGCGCTGGCGGCCAGCAGCAGAGCGACCGAGGGCGCGGCGGCCGCGGCAAGCAGAGCGAGCGTCAACGCCAGTGCCTTCGCAAGAATGACGCGCCGGCGATCGAACCGGTCCGCGAGCGGGCCGAGCAGCAGCAGGCCCGCCACGTACCCCAGCTGGGTCGCGGTGGGGATCCAGCCCGTCAACCAGGAGGGGGCGTGGAGATCCTGTCCCAGCACGCCCAGCAAGGGCTGCGCGTAATAGATCGAGGCGACGGACAGCCCGGCGCCGGCCGCGAGCAGCAGCATCAAGGCGCGGCCAGGCCCTCGTGCGAGGGCGCTGG is a window of Caenimonas aquaedulcis DNA encoding:
- a CDS encoding MFS transporter; the protein is MNAIRTPYVQSDASALARGPGRALMLLLAAGAGLSVASIYYAQPLLGVLGQDLHAPSWLTGWIPTATQLGYVAGLLLLGPLADRFDRRRVILAKALALTLALLAAAAAPSVALLLAASALIGVTATLAQDFVPAAAALAPAHQRGRLVGTVMTGLLLGILLSRVLSGFVAEQFGWRAMFVLAAATIAATGITAWRFLPAFPAAAHLAYPALLRSLATVWQAHPALRRAALAQGLLGLGFSAFWSTLAVMLHAEPFHLGSAAAGAFGLAGAAGALAAPLAGRLADRKGPVYVVRIGAVLSAAAFLAMGAGASMPVMWQLGVLAAGTIVFDLGVQGALIAHQTLVYALDAQSRSRLNVVLMSAMFVGMAAGSALGSLLLSRWGWMAVMGLATLAAMGAFALQMGRTRECGA